The following are from one region of the Coccinella septempunctata chromosome 7, icCocSept1.1, whole genome shotgun sequence genome:
- the LOC123317039 gene encoding uncharacterized protein LOC123317039 produces the protein MNANTKSDEKYPLLYLIVDKDDGGSSNNRKFFDRRTGITSGASNILEQWPGYLSTCWVSSLVFILAILSMFVLLMTALSTYKFHRIPRCIAGENPMLDNSTIHLVHGTDPWNQQQLDMVEKVIQVFPNHRIHLMLIKRQTYSNVFEEVPISIPTDKPSTPSPTAQTASSRKLLRLFDDPIEKTNSGLFGKDDMAGDLNSEPLLGWPFFDPRDFINTFLKRSMRKPILKSRSTTVKPFKVTSIAALLLRYPAIFVETLTFEEAFEKSPLFLTWHHLNDETKIFAIRVLQLWQYGGLSFDLVRTKNMSEAYSPTTENILVTTDNGAIENSTLSKEVNKDIQDKENDESNTYVDSLLYLGYSNFQMIPGGIVTLAENGCHMETKSACHSFFGEILFNLKYASRLTTPEDIIKGALKYFLKPPHKSYKRP, from the exons ATGAATGCTAATACGAAAAGCGACGAAAAATACCCGCTATTATATTTGATCGTAGACAAGGATGACGGGGGATCTAGCAATAACAGGAAATTCTTCGACAGGAGAACAGGAATAACATCCGGCGcatcgaatatactggaacaaTGGCCTG GATATTTGAGCACCTGCTGGGTCTCCTCGTTGGTCTTCATTCTGGCCATCCTCTCCATGTTCGTCCTTCTGATGACAGCCCTCTCCACCTACAAGTTCCACCGAATACCCAGGTGTATCGCTGGCGAAAACCCCATGCTGGACAACAGCACCATCCACCTGGTGCACGGAACAGATCCTTGGAACCAGCAACAGTTAGACATGGTGGAAAAGGTCATTCAGGTCTTCCCAAACCACAGGATCCACCTGATGTTGATCAAGAGACAAACTTATTCGAACGTGTTCGAAGAAGTACCAATTAGCATCCCTACGGACAAACCCAGCACTCCCAGTCCCACAGCCCAAACAGCCTCCTCTAGGAAGTTGCTGAGACTTTTCGATGATCCGATTGAGAAGACGAACAGCGGTCTGTTCGGTAAAGACGACATGGCTGGAGATCTCAACAGCGAACCCCTGTTGGGATGGCCCTTCTTCGACCCCAGAGACTTCATCAACACCTTCTTGAAACGATCCATGAGGAAACCGATACTGAAGAGCCGTTCCACCACTGTGAAACCGTTCAAGGTCACCAGTATAGCGGCACTTCTTCTAAGATACCCAGCCATCTTTGTGGAAACTCTAACGTTCGAGGAAGCTTTTGAGAAGTCTCCACTTTTCCTGACGTGGCATCATCTGAACGACGAAACGAAAATATTCGCCATACGTGTACTCCAACTATGGCAGTATGGCGGACTATCATTCGACCTGGTACGGACCAAAAACATGTCAGAGGCTTACTCCCCGACCACCGAAAACATTTTGGTAACCACGGATAACGGTGCAATCGAAAATTCTACCCTTTCGAAGGAGGTCAATAAGGACATTCAAGATAAAGAAAACGACGAATCTAATACCTACGTCGATTCTTTGCTCTACCTAGGATATTCAAACTTTCAGATGATACCAGGTGGTATCGTTACTTTAGCAGAGAACGGTTGTCACATGGAGACAAAGTCCGCATGTCATTCCTTCTTTGGAGAGATTCTGTTCAATTTGAAATACGCATCTAGACTGACAACTCCTGAGGATATTATAAAAGGagctttgaaatattttctaaaACCTCCACATAAGAGTTATAAGAGACCGTGA
- the LOC123317040 gene encoding hornerin-like, producing the protein MKLLGALAAVLASCCCLIGADVFDLPQNARQLEVIEYSSNFKCKSEGFQPDPEDCRTFYRCVSDGKNNFSPIKFECGSGTIFDPASNICNYPYASSRQECYGNEIDGNYGNQMETQSTTVSPSAPPSTQPTQPTGSQQTSSELGKKCEGEGYLGDDQDCRKFYRCIDNGRGSFTKYEFSCGGNTIWDPELVSCNHPWAVNRNCPGIENYWSNQSTSDNQNNGQNGGWNNQNNQQNNNGWNNGNNQGSSSSNNQGNNQWGGSNNQNQGSTSNNQNQNNNQWSNGNNMNNQNQNNNQGGSSSNNQWGGANNQNQGSSSNNNQWNNGNNMNNQNQNNNQGSSSSSNQGSNQWGGANNQNQGSSSNNQNQNNNQWSNGSNMNSQNQNNNQGGSSNGNQGNNQWGGANNQNQGSSSNNNQWNNGNNMNNQNQNNNQGSSSSSNQSSNQWGGANNQNQGSSSNNQNQNNNQWSNGNNMNNQNQNNNQNNNQWSNQGSGSSNNQNQGNNQNGNANNNQNQNNNQWSSGSGTTNNQNQGNYQGGMNNQDQSHNSSSSSNNQNQIQAGSSNSSSSGNQYQQGQLNGKNCAKEGFVGDEDDCSKFYRCVDNGNGVLLQYTYTCGPGTVWDQTLGSCNHAWAVEGKCKQSQPQDTQGNGTISNQNQSGANNQNNNQVGSGNQNNNNQGGWSSQNQSNNNAGSNNQGGSSNQNQNNNNQGGWTNQNQNNNQMGSNNQGTTSNQNQNNQNQGGWSNQNQNNQGGSSNQNQNNNNQGGWSNQNQNNNQGVGNNQGDSSNQNNNQVGSNNQGGSSNQNNNNQGGWSNQNQSNNQGGSMNQNQNNQSGSNAQNQNNQGSSNQNNNQGGSNSQETSSNNQSASNNQNWNNQTNKGELVGTKCVKEGFVGDDTDCSKFYRCVNDGKGSFTKYQYTCGSNTVWDQEKVSCNHAWAVEGKCKREQTNNNGNQGESMNENQNNQGGSTQSQNNQSGSNNQNQNNQGGSINQINQSGSNNQNQNNQGGSMNQNQNNQSGSNAQNQNNQGSSNQNQNNQSGSNNQNQNNQGGSINQINQSGSNNQNQNNQGGSNNQNQNNQSGSNNQNQNNQGGSNNQNQNNQSGSNNQNQNTQGGTMNQNQNNQSGSNAQNQNNQGSSNQNNQNQNNQNGMNNQGGSSNQNQNNNSSNNMDQSGQQGELAGSECSKEGFVGDEKDCSKFYRCVADGNGRLIKYQYTCGSNTVWDQKLLACNHAWAVEGKCKNTENNASNNQDNSQSGSNNQNNNNQGGSSTPSGSNNQNNNNQGGWGNQNQGGSGNQNNNNQGGSSSQSGSNNQNNNNQGGWDNQNQGGSSNQGGSSNQNNNNQGGWSNQNQGGTTNNQNNNNQGGWNNQNQGGSSSQGGSSNQNNNNQGGSSSQNNNNQGGSSNQNQGGSSNQNNNNQGGWSNQNQGGSSSQNNNNQGGSSTQNQGGSSNQNNNNQGGWSNQNQGGSSSQNNNNQGGSSTQNQGGSSNQNNNNQGGWSNQNQGGSSNQNNNNQGGSSNQNQGGSSNQNNQGSGMNQSQNQGGTGNQNNNNQGGSNNQNNNNQTSQGQLIGSECSKEGFVGDDKDCSKFYRCVSGQNGRLIKYQYTCAPNTVWDQDKMACNHPWAVEGKCRSVQTGQENQNMSNNQTQPNIPGGSTSNVSNNQNQSNNQSGGSSSTNQGSSNSNQNQGSNQSGVNNSSNQNQNNNQWGGSSSNNQNQNNNQSGNGGSSGSSNNQNQNNNQSGTGGGSGSSNNQNQNNNQSGGSSSNNQNQNNNQSGSGGSSGSTNNQNQNNNQSGNDGNSGSSNNQSGTNNQNQGVNNNTNIQQGEIVGDNCSKEGFVGDQKDCSKFYRCVKGSNGRLQKYEYTCGPGTVWDQSQLSCNHAWAVEGKCKSDTQNQQISNNQDNQDNNQWSQGNQQNQGNNQQNQNNQQNQGNNQWNQGNQQNQNNQQNQGNNQWNQGSQQNQNNQQNQGNNQWNQGNQQNQGSQQNQNNQQNQGNNQWNQQNQGSQQNQQNQNNQQNQGSNQWNQSNQQNQGNNQWNQGNQQNQGSQQNQNNQQNQNNQQNQGSNQWNQGNQQNQGSQQNQNNQQNQSNQQNQGNNQWNQGTQQNQQNQNNQQNQSNNQWSQGSQQNQNNQWNQNGNQQPMSGGQSNCTKEGFLENPNDCTKFYRCVMSENGKLSQYEFTCGPGSVWDQSQLACNHPANTPGKCGQQEASDSSQSSDNQNNNSNQTNTNQNPQNGASGQNSDINGGSSNQNMSNSTGADQNNNNNHPNQGNTNGQNQSNSQNQSNGPDQSNGPTQSNGQDQPNGQNQSNNGQNQSNGQNQANGQNQSNNGQNESNGQNQSNGQNQSNNGQNQSNGQNQSNNGQNQSNGQNQSNGQNQSNGQNQSNGQNQSNNGQNQSNGQNQSNGQNQSNGQNQSNNGQNQSNGQNQSNNGQNQSNGQNQSNNGQSQSNGQNQSNGQNQSNGQNQSNNGQNQSNGQNQSNNGQNQSNGQNQSNGQNQDNGQNQSDGPNQSNGQDQSNGQNQFNSSKGTECKQNGFMGDPNDCKKFYRCVAKGGGKFTRYEFTCGTGTVWDIELATCNYPYAANRKECTSENSSSEVPDKPEVSSTTPQQESTAHQETTSSSLESTTYSQTTESTSSSSEMESTANPQTTTMSSTDSSMGQTVTTSRPDTTTQTTSESQSTTNSPDLTTSEPSQSVTSATTPSKQGHSTSSSNKAPACTQEGFMGDPTNCAKFYRCVGKENSKGFTRYEFSCGKGTVWDQDSLTCNYPSAVGGKCGGASSESTTSSSNESTSTVTSTIPNEEISSTTNVDEENTSESTTLSSSSTDYSGTTSGGDASTPGEYISEEPTTTEQMSTSGEYSTSQTGSTTNLSSSSMEESTTQTSDSTSEMASTSRTDSTTLSYSTTTSSYPTTSSGTLGTESTTTPDMSTESSTSGSESSASSTTGSEEYSTSEGSSTEIATTMVPSGSNSTNCPVSDLEGHQVALVCPTGFRRHPKYCNLFYQCTSSENSHDFKVLVLSCPNGTIYDAEKIQCLPENETKRCEGEIAGKSLYAKLSNNALPTVPVHLRGPLCPTEGYHAIDPAECTTSFVKCQRSSGRSNRMEGYMYQCPPGFAYWNVSRRCERTSRQPHCTGINFLETRWEVPTEYSNVSYRRRKTSWSLW; encoded by the exons ATGTTTTCGACTTGCCCCAAAATGCAAGGCAGCTAGAAGTGATAGAGTACAGCTCAAACTTCAAATGCAAGAGCGAAGGATTCCAGCCGGATCCAGAGGACTGCAGGACATTCTACAGGTGCGTTTCGGACGGAAAGAACAACTTCAGTCCCATCAAATTCGAATGTGGAAGCGGCACTATCTTCGATCCAGCATCGAACATCTGTAACTACCCATACGCTAGCAGCAGACAGGAATGTTACGGAAATGAGATCGATGGGAACTACGGGAATCAAATGGAGACACAAAGTACCACCGTATCGCCTTCTGCACCACCATCCACGCAGCCCACTCAACCGACAGGCTCACAACAAACGTCCAGTGAATTGGGAAAGAAATGCGAGGGCGAAGGATACCTTGGGGATGATCAGGACTGTCGTAAATTCTACAGGTGCATCGACAATGGAAGAGGGTCTTTCACGAAGTACGAGTTCAGTTGTGGAGGAAACACAATATGGGACCCTGAACTTGTTTCGTGTAATCATCCCTGGGCGGTCAACAGGAATTGCCCTGGAATAGAAAATTATTGGTCCAATCAGAGCACTTCTGACAATCAGAACAATGGACAAAATGGCGGTTGGAACAATCAGAACAACCAACAGAATAACAATGGATGGAATAATGGAAATAATCAAGGGAGTAGTTCCAGTAACAATCAAGGTAACAATCAATGGGGAGGTTCAAATAATCAGAATCAAGGATCAACATCAAACAACCAAAATCAAAATAACAATCAATGGAGCAACGGAAATAATATGAATAATCAAAACCAAAATAATAATCAAGGGGGTAGTTCCAGTAACAATCAATGGGGAGGAGCAAATAATCAGAACCAAGGATCATCATCGAACAACAATCAATGGAACAACGGAAATAATATGAACAATCAAAACCAGAATAATAATCAGGGGAGTAGTTCCAGTAGCAATCAAGGTAGCAATCAATGGGGAGGAGCAAATAATCAGAACCAAGGATCATCCTCAAACAACCAAAATCAAAACAACAATCAATGGAGCAACGGAAGCAATATGAACAGTCAAAACCAAAATAATAATCAGGGAGGTAGTTCCAACGGCAATCAAGGAAACAATCAATGGGGAGGTGCAAATAATCAGAACCAAGGATCATCATCGAACAACAATCAATGGAACAACGGAAATAATATGAACAATCAAAACCAGAATAATAATCAGGGGAGTAGTTCCAGTAGCAATCAAAGTAGCAATCAATGGGGAGGAGCAAATAATCAGAACCAAGGATCATCCTCAAACAACCAAAATCAAAACAACAATCAATGGAGCAACGGAAACAATATGAACAATCAGAAccaaaataataatcaaaaCAATAATCAGTGGAGTAACCAAGGAAGTGGCTCCAGTAACAACCAAAATCAAGGTAATAATCAAAATGGAAATGCGAATAACAACCAAAACCAGAACAATAATCAATGGTCGAGTGGAAGTGGCACGACAAACAATCAGAATCAAGGTAATTATCAAGGAGGGATGAACAATCAAGATCAGAGCCACAACTCAAGTAGTAGCTCTAACAACCAAAACCAAATTCAAGCAGGAAGTTCGAATAGCTCAAGCAGTGGGAATCAGTATCAGCAAGGCCAACTCAATGGCAAAAACTGTGCCAAGGAAGGTTTTGTGGGAGATGAGGATGATTGCTCCAAATTCTACAGGTGTGTTGATAATGGTAATGGTGTTCTCCTCCAGTACACCTACACCTGTGGACCAGGTACTGTATGGGATCAAACCCTTGGATCTTGCAACCACGCTTGGGCTGTAGAAGGTAAATGTAAACAATCTCAGCCACAAGATACCCAAGGAAATGGTACTATTAGCAATCAGAACCAAAGCGGAGCCAACAACCAGAATAATAATCAAGTTGGCTCTGGAAATCAGAACAACAACAACCAAGGTGGATGGAGCAGTCAGAATCAGAGCAACAATAACGCAGGATCGAACAATCAAGGAGGTTCTAGTAATCAAAATCAGAACAACAACAACCAAGGCGGATGGACCAACCAAAACCAGAATAACAATCAGATGGGTTCGAATAATCAGGGTACAACCAGTAATCAGAATCAAAACAACCAAAACCAAGGTGGCTGGAGCAACCAAAACCAAAACAATCAAGGAGGATCTAGTAATCAAAACCAAAACAACAACAACCAAGGCGGATGGAGCAACCAGAATCAGAACAACAATCAAGGGGTAGGCAATAATCAGGGCGATTCTAGTAACCAGAACAACAATCAAGTAGGATCGAACAATCAGGGAGGTTCTAGTAATCAGAACAACAATAATCAAGGTGGCTGGAGCAATCAAAATCAGAGCAACAATCAGGGAGGATCGATGAATCAAAATCAGAACAACCAAAGTGGATCGAATGCCCAAAACCAGAATAATCAAGGATCAAGTAATcaaaacaacaatcaaggagGATCAAATAGCCAAGAAACTTCCAGCAATAATCAAAGCGCATCTAATAATCAGAACTGGAACAATCAAACCAACAAAGGGGAATTAGTTGGGACGAAATGTGTGAAGGAAGGATTTGTTGGAGATGATACTGATTGTTCGAAATTTTACAGATGTGTGAACGACGGTAAGGGAAGTTTTACTAAATACCAATATACCTGTGGATCGAATACGGTTTGGGACCAAGAAAAAGTATCCTGCAACCATGCTTGGGCTGTAGAAGGCAAGTGCAAAAGGGAACAAACGAATAATAATGGCAATCAAGGAGAATCGAtgaatgaaaatcaaaataatcaGGGAGGATCTACTCAGAGTCAGAACAACCAAAGCGGTTCTAAtaatcagaatcaaaataatcaagGCGGATCCATAAATCAGATCAACCAGAGTGGTTCCAACaatcagaatcaaaataaccaAGGAGGATCGATGAATCAAAATCAGAACAACCAAAGTGGATCGAATGCCCAAAACCAGAATAATCAAGGATCAAGTAATCAAAATCAGAACAACCAAAGCGGTTCCAAtaatcagaatcaaaataatcaagGCGGATCTATAAATCAGATCAACCAAAGTGGTTCCAACaatcagaatcaaaataatcaagGGGGATCAAATAATCAAAATCAGAACAATCAAAGCGGTTCCAACaatcagaatcaaaataatcaagGAGGATCAAATAATCAAAATCAGAACAACCAAAGCGGTTCCAATAATCAGAATCAAAATACTCAAGGAGGAACGATGAATCAAAATCAGAACAACCAAAGTGGATCGAATGCCCAAAACCAGAATAATCAAGGATCGAGTAATCAAAACAACCAGAATCAGAACAATCAAAATGGTATGAACAATCAAGGTGGTTCCAGTAATCAGAACCAAAATAACAACAGCAGCAATAATATGGATCAATCAGGTCAGCAAGGTGAACTAGCAGGATCAGAGTGTTCGAAGGAAGGATTTGTTGGAGATGAGAAGGATTGTTCGAAATTTTATAGATGTGTTGCTGATGGAAACGGACGTCTAATCAAATATCAGTATACATGCGGCTCAAACACAGTCTGGGATCAGAAACTGTTGGCCTGCAATCATGCATGGGCTGTGGAAGGAAAATGTAAAAATACTGAAAACAATGCTTCCAACAACCAGGACAACAGCCAAAGTGGATCTAACAACCAAAATAACAATAATCAAGGAGGATCAAGTACTCCAAGTGGATCAAATAATCAGAACAACAATAACCAAGGCGGATGGGGTAACCAAAATCAGGGAGGCTCCGGTAATCAAAATAACAACAATCAAGGAGGTTCAAGCAGTCAGAGTGGTTCCAATAAtcaaaacaataataatcaAGGAGGATGGGACAATCAGAATCAAGGAGGATCTAGCAACCAAGGCGGTTCCAGTAATCAAAATAACAATAATCAAGGAGGTTGGAGCAATCAAAATCAAGGAGGTACAACCAATAATCAGAACAATAATAATCAAGGAGGATGGAACAACCAAAACCAAGGAGGATCCAGCAGCCAAGGTGGCTCTAGTAACCAGAATAACAATAATCAGGGAGGATCAAGCAGTCAAAACAACAATAATCAAGGAGGATCAAGTAACCAGAACCAAGGTGGTTCCAGTAATCAAAATAACAACAATCAGGGAGGTTGGAGCAATCAAAATCAGGGAGGATCAAGCAGTCAAAACAACAATAATCAAGGGGGATCAAGTACCCAAAACCAAGGTGGTTCCAGTAATCAAAATAACAACAATCAGGGAGGTTGGAGCAATCAAAATCAGGGAGGATCGAGCAGTCAAAACAACAATAATCAAGGGGGATCAAGTACCCAAAACCAAGGTGGTTCCAGTAATCAAAATAACAACAATCAGGGAGGTTGGAGCAACCAAAATCAAGGAGGATCAAGCAATCAAAACAACAACAATCAAGGGGGATCGAGTAACCAAAACCAAGGTGGTTCCAGTAATCAAAATAATCAAGGGAGTGGGATGAATCAATCACAAAATCAAGGTGGTACTGGTAACCAGAACAATAATAATCAGGGAGGATCAAATAAccagaataataataatcaaaccTCACAAGGACAACTCATAGGATCAGAATGTTCGAAAGAAGGTTTTGTAGGAGACGACAAGGATTGTTCTAAATTTTACAGATGCGTATCTGGTCAAAACGGTCGGTTAATAAAATACCAATATACTTGCGCGCCTAACACGGTTTGGGACCAAGATAAAATGGCTTGTAATCATCCTTGGGCTGTAGAGGGAAAATGCAGAAGTGTCCAAACCGGCCAAGAAAACCAAAATATGTCGAATAACCAAACGCAACCAAATATACCGGGAGGAAGTACAAGCAATGTCTCTAACAATCAAAATCAGAGCAATAATCAATCAGGTGGAAGTAGTTCGACCAATCAAGGAAGTTCTAACTCTAATCAAAATCAAGGAAGTAATCAAAGTGGAGTGAATAATTCAAGCaatcagaatcaaaataataatCAGTGGGGTGGAAGCAGTTCCAATAATCAGAATCAAAACAATAACCAATCAGGAAATGGTGGTAGTTCTGGTAGTAGCAAtaatcagaatcaaaataataatcaatCAGGAACTGGTGGTGGTTCTGGTAGTAGCAACaatcagaatcaaaataataatcaatCAGGTGGAAGCAGTTCCAATAATCAGAATCAAAACAACAACCAATCAGGAAGTGGTGGAAGTTCTGGTAGTACCAATAATCAGAATCAAAACAACAACCAATCAGGAAATGATGGAAATTCTGGTAGCAGCAATAATCAATCGGGAACAAACAATCAAAACCAGGGTGTAAACAACAATACTAATATTCAGCAAGGAGAAATAGTTGGTGATAACTGTTCGAAAGAAGGTTTTGTTGGGGATCAGAAAGACTGCTCCAAGTTTTATAGATGCGTGAAAGGAAGTAATGGACGTTTACAAAAATACGAATATACTTGCGGCCCAGGCACAGTATGGGACCAATCACAGCTCTCTTGTAATCATGCTTGGGCGGTAGAAGGAAAATGTAAGAGTGATACTCAAAACCAGCAAATATCGAATAATCAAGATAATCAAGACAATAACCAGTGGAGCCAAGGTAACCAACAAAACCAAGGCAACAATCAGCAGAATCAGAATAACCAACAGAATCAAGGAAACAATCAGTGGAACCAAGGAAACCAACAAAACCAGAACAACCAACAAAACCAAGGTAATAACCAGTGGAACCAAGGCAGCCAACAGAACCAGAATAATCAACAGAATCAAGGAAACAATCAGTGGAACCAAGGAAACcaacaaaaccaaggcagccaACAGAACCAGAATAACCAACAGAATCAAGGAAACAATCAGTGGAACcaacaaaaccaaggcagccaACAGAACCAGCAGAACCAAAATAACCAACAGAATCAAGGCAGCAATCAGTGGAACCAAAGTAATCAACAAAATCAAGGCAACAATCAGTGGAACCAGGGAAACCAACAGAACCAGGGTAGCCAACAGAACCAGAATAACcaacagaatcaaaataatcaacaaaatcaaGGCAGCAATCAGTGGAACCAGGGAAACCAACAGAACCAGGGTAGCCAACAGAACCAGAATAACCAACAGAATCAAAGTAACCAACAGAATCAAGGCAATAACCAGTGGAACCAAGGTACACAACAAAATCAACAGAATCAGAACAATCAACAAAATCAAAGCAACAACCAATGGAGCCAGGGTAGCCAGCAGAATCAGAATAATCAATGGAATCAAAATGGCAATCAGCAGCCAATGTCCGGAGGACAGTCGAATTGTACCAAAGAAGGTTTTCTGGAGAACCCCAACGACTGCACGAAATTTTATAGATGTGTTATGTCCGAGAACGGCAAATTATCACAGTACGAATTCACTTGTGGTCCGGGAAGTGTATGGGATCAATCTCAGTTGGCTTGTAATCATCCTGCCAATACTCCTGGCAAATGTGGGCAACAAGAAGCTTCCGATAGTAGTCAGAGTAGTGATAACCAGAATAATAATTctaaccaaactaacaccaacCAG AACCCGCAAAATGGAGCATCCGGTCAAAATTCGGACATCAATGGCGGTTCCAGTAACCAGAATATGAGTAACAGCACTGGTGCTGACCAAAACAACAATAATAATCACCCTAACCAAGGAAATACTAATGGTCAGAATCAATCGAATAGTCAAAACCAATCAAACGGTCCAGACCAATCAAATGGCCCAACACAATCAAATGGACAAGACCAACCCAACGGTCAAAACCAGTCTAATAATGGTCAGAACCAGTCCAACGGTCAGAACCAAGCAAACGGTCAAAACCAATCTAATAATGGCCAGAACGAGTCCAACGGTCAAAACCAATCTAACGGCCAGAACCAATCTAATAATGGTCAGAACCAATCCAACGGTCAAAACCAATCTAATAATGGTCAGAACCAATCCAACGGTCAAAACCAATCTAACGGCCAGAACCAATCCAACGGTCAGAACCAATCAAACGGTCAAAACCAATCTAATAATGGCCAGAACCAATCCAACGGTCAAAACCAATCTAACGGCCAGAACCAATCCAACGGTCAAAACCAATCTAATAATGGCCAGAACCAATCAAACGGTCAAAACCAATCTAATAATGGCCAGAACCAATCCAACGGTCAAAACCAATCTAATAATGGCCAGAGCCAATCAAACGGTCAAAACCAATCTAACGGCCAGAACCAATCCAACGGTCAAAACCAATCTAATAATGGCCAGAACCAATCAAACGGTCAAAACCAATCTAATAATGGCCAGAACCAATCCAACGGTCAAAACCAATCTAACGGCCAGAACCAAGACAACGGTCAGAACCAATCTGACGGTCCGAATCAATCTAATGGTCAGGACCAATCAAACGGCCAAAACCAATTCAATAGCTCCAAAGGAACAGAGTGTAAACAGAATGGTTTCATGGGTGATCCAAACGACTGTAAAAAGTTCTACAGATGTGTGGCTAAAGGAGGCGGCAAATTTACGAGATACGAATTCACTTGTGGTACTGGAACAGTCTGGGATATAGAATTAGCGACGTGTAATTACCCATATGCTGCCAATCGAAAAGAATGTACCAGTGAAAATTCGTCTTCTGAGGTACCTGACAAACCAGAAGTTTCATCAACCACTCCTCAGCAAGAATCAACAGCACATCAAGAAACTACCTCGAGCAGTTTGGAATCTACGACATATTCCCAGACAACAGAATCAACCTCCAGTTCCTCAGAAATGGAATCAACCGCCAATCCACAAACAACTACCATGAGCTCTACAGATTCGAGCATGGGTCAAACGGTCACAACATCCAGGCCAGACACTACGACACAAACAACTTCAGAAAGTCAATCAACAACAAATTCGCCTGATTTGACCACCTCTGAACCTTCTCAATCGGTTACAAGTGCCACAACACCGTCAAAACAAGGCCATTCAACTTCGTCATCAAATAAGGCTCCAGCGTGTACTCAAGAAGGTTTTATGGGAGACCCAACAAACTGCGCCAAATTTTACAGATGTGTTGGCAAGGAGAATAGTAAAGGATTCACAAGATACGAATTCTCTTGTGGTAAAGGTACAGTTTGGGACCAGGACAGCTTAACTTGCAATTATCCTTCAGCTGTAGGTGGAAAATGTGGTGGAGCATCTAGTGAATCAACAACTTCTTCGTCTAATGAATCG ACTTCTACTGTTACTTCAACAATTCCGAATGAAGAAATCTCTTCTACCACGAACGTCGATGAAGAGAATACCAGTGAATCAACTACCCTGTCGTCTTCAAGTACCGATTATTCTGGAACTACCAGTGGTGGAGATGCGAGTACCCCTGGAGAATATATTTCTGAAGAACCAACCACTACAGAACAGATGTCGACATCAGGTGAATATTCAACAAGCCAAACCGGAAGCACTACCAATCTTTCATCTTCCTCGATGGAAGAAAGTACAACACAAACATCTGATTCTACCTCCGAGATGGCCAGTACCAGTAGAACGGACTCAACTACCCTTTCCTACTCCACTACTACTTCTTCCTACCCAACAACGTCTTCAGGTACTCTCGGAACAGAAAGTACCACAACACCTGACATGTCTACTGAATCCTCCACCTCTGGATCTGAATCATCAGCATCCTCCACAACTGGATCAGAAGAATATTCAACTAGCGAAGGATCCTCCACAGAAATTGCAACAACAATGGTCCCTAGTGGTAGCAACTCCACAAACTGCCCAGTCAGTGATCTAGAAGGTCATCAAGTAGCTCTTGTTTGCCCTACAGGTTTCAGAAGACATCCCAAATATTGCAACCTGTTTTACCAATGTACCAGCTCGGAGAACAGTCATGACTTCAAAGTTCTGGTCTTGAGCTGTCCTAACGGCACCATTTATGACGCAGAAAAGATACAGTGCCTTCCAGAAAACGAAACCAAGAGATGTGAGGGAGAAATTGCAGGGAAATCTCTCTATGCGAAGTTATCCAATAATGCTCTTCCAACG GTTCCAGTACACCTTCGTGGGCCTCTTTGTCCAACAGAAGGATACCATGCCATAGACCCAGCTGAATGCACCACCAGCTTCGTGAAATGTCAGAGATCAAGTGGTAGAAGCAACAGGATGGAAGGATACATGTACCAATGTCCTCCAGGTTTTGCATACTGGAATGTGAGTAGGAGATGCGAGAGAACATCCAGGCAACCTCACTGCACTGGGATCAACTTCTTGGAAACCAGATGGGAAGTACCAACAGAGTACTCCAATGTTTCTTACAGAAGGAGGAAAACTTCCTGGTCCTTATGGTGA